The following DNA comes from Alienimonas californiensis.
GCGTGATCGCCGACTGGCCGGAGAACCCGGAGCGAAAGGTCGACGACTTCGCCCGTCTGATCGCCGACGGCGCGCTGCTCGGCCCGGCGTTGCGGTCGCTGGCGTCGCTGCCCGGTCGACAGGTCGCCGAGCGGCTGCCGCCGGCGGAGGCCAAGGCGGTCCTCGACGCCCTGCTGAAACAGGCCGACGCCGCCACGCCGGTCGAACGGCAGAGCGCGGAGTTCTCCAACCTGCTGACCCTCGCCGGTCAACTGGCGACGGCCAACCGAGTCCCGGTCGGCCAGCGGCTGGCCGATCTGCGGGCGAGCATCCCCGTCGAGGCGGACCCGCGGGTGATGGCCCTGGGGGCCGAGGTCTATTCCCGCGAGAGCCACTGCGCGACCTGTCACCAGCCCAGCGGGCAGGGGTTGCCCAACCTCTACCCGCCCATCGACGGCACCCTCTGGGCGACCGGCGACGAGGACCGGCTGATCCGCATGGTGCTCGACGGCATGCACGGGGCCATCGAAGTGAAGGGCAAGCGGTACAGCTCCCCGCCGCTGCCCCCGATGACCGGCTTCCGGCAGCTGCTGACCGACGAGGAGATCGCCGCCGTCCTGACCTATGTCCGTAACTCTTGGTCGAACCGGGCGAAGCCGATCACGCCGGCGAAGGTCGCCGAGATGCGGGCGATCGACCGCGGCGAGGACGCCACCTTTTGGAGCGCCGTCGATCTGCTGAACGAATACCCGTTGGAAGACGGCAGCCAGCCGATCGAACAGCCCTCGCTGGATGGCTGGGTGCCGCGGCTGATCCGGGAGTGGAAGGCGAACGACTTCACCGAGGCCGACCTGGCCGCCGGCGGGCGCTCCTACGAGTCCGGCAAGTTGGCCTTCAAACGCATCGGCTGCACGCAGTGTCACCAGATCGAAGGGGACGGCGGCGAGTTCGGCCCGAACCTGGCCCAGCTCGATCCGAAGAAACGCACCGCCGCCTACGTGCTGGAGTCGATGCTGAATCCCTCGAAGGAGATTGAACCGAAGTACGCCATGCGGACGTACCTCACGACCTCCGGCGAGGTCGCCTCCGGCTTCGTCATCGAGGAGACCGACGACGAGATCCGCCTCAAATCGGACCCGCTGGCCCGGGCGGAGCCGACGGTGGTTCTCAAAAGCGAAGTCGTCGACGAGATGACGAGCGACCAGTCGGCGATGCCGAACGGGCTGCTCAATTATTTCACGAAGGAGGAGGTGCTGGACCTCGTCGCCTACGTCCGGGCCGGCGGCGACAGTAACTCGGAGGTGTTCAAGAAGTAGCCCCGCGGCTAGTTTAAGCGCCCCCCGCGTGCGTCGCGTCCCGGACCCTTCAAGGGTCCGGGACGCTGGCGTTTCGGGACCGGGGGCGACCCGCCGTCAGCCCTCGCGGATCCAGGCCTTCGCCGCGGCCAGTTCGGAGGTGTCGAAGTATTTGACCGTCGCGGTGGTGAACGGTTTGCAGAACGCGCTCATTCCCTTCTCCCACTTGGAATCGCCGACGATCGCCAGCCGCTCCAGGTCGTTGAAGTGTTTTAAATCGAACTTCACGTCCTTCCACAGGGCGCCGGCGTCCCAGCCGTGGAAGTCGCGTAATTCGACCAGCATCCGGACCTTGCCGTATTTCTCGATCAGGGCCTCGGTCTGCGGCACGAACCGATCGTAGGCCTCTGCGGACAGCGTCCCGGACACACGGACTTCCAGCACGTTGCCGTCCGGATCTTCGGTGACGTGATAACTCATCGGGCCGGCTCCTCGGGCGGGTGAAATTGAGGCGAGCGCAAGCGAACCGCTGCCGACGCACGGTGCGGGGCGAACCGAAGCCCGTCAATCCGCGAATCGCCCCCCGCCCCCCCCGGGTCCCGCCCCCGGGCCGAACTGGGGCGGACTGGACGGACTACCTGCGGTACTGCTCGTCCGTGACCGGTTCCAGCCAGTCCGCGGCGCTGCCGTCGACCGCTTCCTGCACGGCGAGATGGGTCATTCCCGTCGTGGCGGAGGCGCCGTGCCAGTGCTTCACGCCGGGCGGAAACCAGACGACGTCGCCGGGCCGGACTTCCTGAACCGGGCCGCCCTCCTCCTGCACCCAGCCGAGGCCGGCGAGCAGATAGAGGTGCTGGCCGACGGGGTGGGTGTGCCAGTGGGTGCGGGCGCCGGGCTCAAAGGTGACGCTGGCGATCGCGACCCGCGACGGCTCCTTCGGCGAGGCCAGCGGGTCCAGCCGCACGGCGCCGGTGAAGTACTCCGCCGGCGGCGTGGTCGAGGGATTCGAACCGACGCGGGTGATCTGGATCTGGGACACGGTGCGGTCTCCTGGTCGAGCGGACGCATCTTGCGGAGGCGGTGCGGGCGGCGCGCCGGCGCACGATCCTCGCCGACGCCCGGACGATCCGCGAACGTCCCCCGGGACGTTCCGGGAACCAGCCCGCACCGCCGCACGACGGCCGCGAGCGGGGGCGGGAGAACCAGCAGCCCCGCCGCTCCGTTCCGCTCCGACGCCAGTACCCCCGAGACGCCCGCCCCCATGTGCGTTCGCCGCGGCCCGACAGTTCCCCAAGAACCGCCACCCGGGGCAACCGACCGACATTTCCACCGACGCCCGCCGTCCCGTGGAGTCACGACGAGCGCCTCAACCCCCACTCCGCCCACGAAACCAAGTGCCGGAGGTGGGACTCGAACCCACACTCGGGTTTCCCCGAAAAGGATTTTGAATCCTTCGCGTCTGCCATTCCGCCACTCCGGCAGGAGTGCCTCGTTCCCAACGGACACGGCGTCCGGGGGTCGAGGTTCGCCCACTCTAACCCTTGAATCGTAGGTTGCCAGCCCGGCGGCGCCCGCGGGGGCGTCGCGGCGGGCGGACCGCGGCGAACGTGAACGCGTGCCCACGCGTTCCCGTCCGTCCCCGCCCGGACCGGCAACCAAACGGCAACCACCGTCCGGGTCGACCGACTGGAATAGCACGGGGCGGCCGGCGCCGCGGGGGAGGGCGTCGGCGGCGTCGGTGCCGGTCGCAGCGGACCGCTCGTCGGGGGAGTCCGGCACGGCCGGGACGGACGCCAGCGCCGCGCTCATGTCCCGCACCCCGGTGTGCGTGTAGCGGTTCATCGTCAGCGTGATGCAGGAGTGCCGGGCCAGCGTCATCGCGTCCTTCGGATGCACGCCGCTGTTCGCCAGCGTCGTGATGAAGTGATGCCGCAGGGCGTGGAAGTCGAAGTCCCGGCCGGAGGCGTCGGTGTAGGGGATGCCGGCGGCGGCGAGGTCGCCCCGCAGCATCTCCGCCGCGTGGCCGGACGCCGCCCAGCGGGAGGGCCACAACGGCTCGTCGTCGATGCGATGATCGCCCAGAACCGGCGCCTTCGCGGCGAAGGGCAGCGTGACGGGTTCCTCGTCGCCGAACGGATCGAGGGCGGCGGAGAGACGGCCCGCGATGTACACCCGCAGCCGCACGGCGAGGTCCGGGTGCAGGGGCAGCGTGGCGGTCTTGCCGTTCTTCGTCGCCCCGGCGGCGACCTTGACTGTGGGCGGGTCGGCGTCGAAGTCGAACGACCGCGGCGTCAGACTCGCCAGTTCCATCGACCGCAGCCCCGTGAACGCCGCCGTGCGGTACAGCAGCGCCCGCTGCGGACCGGACAGCCCTGCGGAGTCCGGCCCCGCCGTCGCGGCGGCCAGCAGGCGGGCGAAGTCGTCCGGGGGAAGGTCGCGGCGCTCCTTGCGCACGTCGTCCTTCGGGTTCATCTTCGACAGGTGCCCCAGCACGTTGTCCCCGCTCCGGCGGTTCTTCACCATCCACGTGCCGAACCCTTTGCAGGCGGTCAGGTAGGCGTTGCTCGTCCCGATCCCCAGCCCGTCCCGCCGGCGCTCCGCCAGATAGTTCGACAGCGCCGAC
Coding sequences within:
- a CDS encoding SpoIIAA family protein — translated: MSYHVTEDPDGNVLEVRVSGTLSAEAYDRFVPQTEALIEKYGKVRMLVELRDFHGWDAGALWKDVKFDLKHFNDLERLAIVGDSKWEKGMSAFCKPFTTATVKYFDTSELAAAKAWIREG
- a CDS encoding (R)-mandelonitrile lyase, coding for MQITRVGSNPSTTPPAEYFTGAVRLDPLASPKEPSRVAIASVTFEPGARTHWHTHPVGQHLYLLAGLGWVQEEGGPVQEVRPGDVVWFPPGVKHWHGASATTGMTHLAVQEAVDGSAADWLEPVTDEQYRR